From a region of the Procambarus clarkii isolate CNS0578487 chromosome 2, FALCON_Pclarkii_2.0, whole genome shotgun sequence genome:
- the LOC123762284 gene encoding uncharacterized protein codes for MFNNVAEVVVVKGEGDPCEPHREFSARHSNLDRLPSRVSRIYMEDSIITTLATTANISQLIVINSVIKVFNVSSPLQPGVSVDLVSSTLQTLQNLHVTKGSDLLLHKSSVAVVAYHGLINEGNVVLRESTTTASEEDGVLMLPGATLTLNTYSGSLRVKATSLDSYGERQLMTQSPSVTCECDPLPSYFRAFVACLMLLLLACLGIIFCGIYIYMFTDKKSVFPLIIFKNAAKSIDLSERDSELPLIGGLVGGASTQVTPEDISSKILANISEKWLEKLDFLNMEILTSLNKEQSDYREKIESFHKNRKKSRKEIGEPERKKRYKNDENIKPNEKKIAERITEAEKGLKLAKEDFEKVEKQMLKNTENIELRQDLDQYMDEHVQKMCNIAGQALNLWKRSLKSDWSSLFIFEPNKWLSL; via the coding sequence ATGTTCAACAACGTggccgaggtggtggtggtgaagggcgagggtGACCCTTGTGAACCTCACCGCGAGTTCTCCGCCAGACACTCGAACTTGGACAGATTACCTAGCCGGGTGAGTCGTATATACATGGAAGACAGCATCATCACCACGCTGGCCACCACCGCCAACATCAGTCAACTCATCGTCATCAACTCCGTCATCAAGGTCTTCAACGTCTCCAGCCCTCTACAGCCAGGCGTCTCGGTGGACCTGGTCTCATCAACACTCCAAACTCTCCAAAACCTGCATGTGACAAAAGGTTCTGATCTTCTGTTGCACAAATCATCTGTGGCTGTGGTAGCGTATCACGGGTTAATCAACGAAGGCAATGTAGTTTTGAGAGAATCGACGACGACGGCGTCAGAGGAAGACGGTGTCCTCATGCTTCCTGGAGCTACACTGACCCTCAACACCTACTCTGGTAGCCTGAGAGTGAAGGCCACGTCACTCGACTCCTACGGTGAACGGCAACTCATGACCCAGTCTCCCTCTGTAACTTGTGAGTGTGATCCGTTACCCAGTTACTTCAGAGCATTTGTTGCGTGTCttatgttactgctccttgcttgcCTGGGGATTATATTTTGCGGAATATACATTTACATGTTTACAGATAAAAAATCAGTTTTTCccttaataatatttaaaaatgcTGCGAAAAGTATTGATCTTTCAGAGAGAGATTCAGAACTACCTCTTATAGGTGGCCTAGTTGGTGGTGCTTCAAcccaagtaacaccagaggatatATCATCTAAAATATTAGCAAACATCTCTGAAAAGTGGCTAGAAAAATTAGATTTTCTAAACATGGAAATCTTAACATCATTGAATAAAGAACAATCGGATTATCGTGAGAAAATTGAATCGTTTCACAAAAATAGAAAGAAAAGTAGAAAAGAAATAGGTGAACCTGAGAGGAAGAAGAGATATAAAAATGACGAAAATATAAAACCGAATGAAAAGAAAATTGCAGAAAGAATCACAGAAGCCGAGAAAGGCCTAAAATTGGCAAAGGAAGACTTCGAGAAAGTTGAAAAGCAGATGCTAAAAAACACGGAAAATATAGAATTAAGACAGGATCTTGATCAATACATGGATGAACATGTCCAGAAAATGTGCAACATTGCAGGACAAGCACTGAACCTCTGGAAACGTTCGCTTAAGTCTGATTGGAGCTCATTATTTATATTCGAGCCCAACAAGTGGCTGAGTTTGTGA